Genomic segment of Hippocampus zosterae strain Florida chromosome 12, ASM2543408v3, whole genome shotgun sequence:
GGGGGACGTCCACTCGTTCGCTGTCCTCCAATGACCCGCTTTGCCCCAACAGCTCGGCTCAGCgggccattgtgtgtgtgtgtgtgtgtgtgtgtgcgcgcgtgtgattgttttttttttttttttaggccaagcGCGTATGTTTTCAAGTGTTCCGACAAAGTTTGTTAAGCCTCTGCGGACGGGTTAGCCGCGCTCTCTCAGCATGTTTCCCAGCTGCGCCGTGCTCGAGGTCAAACAAACTGAATGTGCTGCTGCGCTCACAGCATCAGCCGGTTCACGCTCTCCTTTGCGTGTTCTTGCCACTATTGCAATGTTTTTCACTGCCCGTCAATCTTGGAACAAATCATTCTTTTTTGACAACTGATCGTAGTCATCGGCCCTGATATGCACAAGTGAAAATCGGAGAACTCCCCAGAAAGTTGGATGTCAGCCCGATTCCGGTGCCCAGGTCATGTTGCAGACACGCACGTCAGCTgttcaaaagaatgaaaaaaaaaagtccaaacaatTTCCCCGTCAAAGATGtcgatattcattcattcattcatcttccgtaccgcttgatcctcactagggttgcggggggtgctggagcccatcccagccgtctcgcggggacaccctgaatcggttgccagccaatcggagggcacacatagacgaacaaccatccacgctcacactcacacctagggacaatttagagtgttcaatcagcctgccacgcatatttttggaatgtgggaggaaaccggagcacccggagaaaacccacgcaggcccggggagaacatgcaaactccacacagggaggccggagctggaatcgaacccggtacctctgcactgtgaagcccacgtgctaaccactggactagcgggccgcccggATGTCGATATTTCTCACTGCAAAATGGCTCATGAGCAAGCGACACAATCAGGTTTCCCCCAAATTTGTGCTAGCACGCCGCGTGCGCGTGACGTCTCTCGATGAGTCATCTGTCTCCCTGTCGCACGGATCGTCGGTACACCTCCAGCTTCGTTTTCACAAAAGCCTCCGTAAGCAAAATCTTTGCCGAAGAGCAAAGATCAGCACATTATAAGGGGCTGCTGTCATTTTTCTTAAGTGAATCCGATGAGGAGCCCGAGTTTCCAAGAGGAAAACTAGCTCGGCTATTCAAAACGGAGGCCTTGCGCACCCCCCTGTATTATTTCTTGATAATTACAATGAAGCTTTGCCCCTATCTGCCTATTTACGATGTCGCGATTTGtccctcctccttccttccaGATGAAGGTTACTACCAAAGTGGCAGGTTTCAGTTTGAAATCAACGTGCCCGAAGCCTACAACATGGTGGTGAGTGGCTCGAATTGTAACGAGGTCATCTCGCCCTGCGAGCTGCTGTGTTTGTGTTCGGCCGCAATCGCATTCCAGGTTTGCTTTCTTTGCTTGCCATCAGTTGGGTGGGTCGAGCTAGATCAACATGGCCTCATCGAGATCCGTTTTTCATCCCTTGAGGGAAAATGAGATTGCTGCAGTAGTACCGTACTATTCACAATTACACCCGAACaacagagtgggggggggggggggtaatccaaAGTAGCATTTGAGAGATGCAAGGAAGAAAAGGAGACCGTTTTCTCCACGCGCTTTTAAGGATTTGAGCCAAATATTGTGCCAGGATGAGGAGCAAATGAAGAGACACTTTGAAAATATGCCGCAtctgcgtttttgttttgtttttttgtctccagCCTCCAAAAGTGCGATGTCTGACCAGAATATGGCATCCAAATATCACCGAGAACGGGGAGATCTGCCTGAGGTATGCAATTCCAACACCGCACTCACGACTGTGGGATTTGATTTGCACCGCATGAATTTGACATGCTATGGGGAAGACCAGAAAGAAGCACCATCAAGGCGTGATGTGAATTCACCGTCGGGGCTTTCTTGAATTGCTCCAATCAATTAAGCGGCGTTTGAAATGCGCTGTCCTAAATAATCAAGTCGCGCCTTGTTTCTTTGACTTCAGCCTATTGCGGGAACATTCTATCGACGGCACAGGGTGGGCCCCCACCAGAACCTTGAAGGTAAACTGCAAGATGTtattttcagccactcctgATAATTCCAAGACTTTGGAGATATTCACAAACgtaatggaatttttttttccttctatagGACGTGGTCTGGGGATTGAACTCGTTGTTCACCGTAAgttcttattatttttcaacCCGAACTACTGTATAATTTCCCATAACcacataattatttttaatcgaTGGTGGAAATGGTTTCatcgttccaatacttttggaagcGATTGATCAGGCTTGTTGAACGGTCGCATTTTGATCCGTGCGAATTCAAGCGGACCGGCACGCAAGTTGTTCCAATTTTGTGCAAAGCGCATCATCCACATGCAAAGCGGCGCACGCTAATGAGGATGATTTTCAAAGGTCTTGCCGGGATCGAAAGGTGCGCTCATATTTGTCTCCTCAAAGTCACTTGGATGTTAGTTTGATGATTCCAATTTGCCGATTGCGCCGCGGGTTCATCCCGCGGGCGCGTTGATCCACACGGTTGATACGTTGATCGGTACGTCGGTCACGCCGTTGATAATTAGTCAAGCTGTAATTGAGTTCCAAAAGAGTCGTTGCTTGTCTCGCTCGGCAGCCACAATGGAGCCGCTATCACAActgaaaggggggtggggggggggataatctTTCCCATTATGGCGGGGGtggcagggggagggggggcgccttgagatgcttgtgaaatacaaacaaggaaacaaaatgaGATTTGGCGCTTTTGGCAGCAAGTCCTGGAAGACTGCTCAAGAGTTTTCCATTTGCCAATTGTGTCCGCCCTGAGAGATGACGACACCCACTTCCTACCTCACGACACTCTTATCATGatgattctcttttttttttcttcttcttcttctgataTCACGTCTCCTCTCCCGTAGGACTTGTTGAATTTTGATGACCCGTTGAACATTGATGCGGCAGAACATCACTTGAGGGATAAGGTGGGTCTGTGCCATTTCATTCCCCAGAAATGTCCTTGATTGATCTTCACAATTATTGAGTAGCCTTAAGTCATCTCCTTCCACATCATTCCGCTGTTAACGTCTTAAAAAAATGAACGCCTTGCAGGCTAATATTTTTCTCACTCCAAAAATGTAAAGATATTTCCTCAAATTCAAcgttttcaacccccccccccccccccaaaaaaaatcaagcaattcACCACAGGGGCCGGACATTCAGCATAACGGATTGGCAAATCGGTCCCACTTGAGATTCAAAACCTTGAGCTTGGCACACTTCCTGCCGTGTCTGTCTTTAttcatgggggggtgggggatcgaataaaaatgaaagtgcCAATTTCTGATACGCCTGCAGTGTGACTGACTTCTTCTGGACTGTAGTTGTCGCATTGCCTTCGCAAGGGGTGTTATGAGTTGGACGTTAGCTTGCGAGCAAAGCAACCGCGTTATCTGGAGACGTAGGCAGGGAGCGGCcacagatggtgtgtgtgtgtgttgtattttttttctaaaagctCTCGTCGCCGCACTCTCATCTAACTTGGTGCCTGCTGGGTGGAAGGCAAGCTCAACAATTTGCAAGTCTAATCAGCACTAGATGGCAGCTCGggaaatatttacatttctctgtttgacttttttccttCACTTTGGAGCCTTTTTGCTTTTGCGGGTAAACGGCAAAGGTGGACAACATTTAATGGTACAGTAATCACACGGGTCCCTGAGAGCGGATTTTATGCAGATGAAAGTTGGTCAAAAGTGCGCTTTTCAAACGCACCTTGTGGCATTCATTCTGTGAAACCtatttggctggaaaaaaaacccgcaagCCGTGTTCCAAAACGAGTGTGTgggaaggaagaagaaaagagacttaaaaaaaagagaggtaaAAGCCTCTTTTACTTTTCTCTTGCGGTCCTctgcagtcattcattcattcatcgacctaaccgcttgatcctcactagggtcgcggggggtgctggagcctatcccagctgtcttcgggcagtaggcgggggacaccctgaatcggttgccagccaatcgcagggcacacagaaacgaacaaccatcataatcacacctagggacaatttagagtgttcagtcagcctgccatgcatgtttttggaatgtgggaggaaaccggagcacccggagaaaacccacgcaggcccggcgagaacatgcaaactccacacagggaggccggagctggaatcgaacccggtacctctgcactgtgaagcccacgtgctaaccactggactaccgggccgactgCCTCTGCAGTCACAACAAATGAAAACTCATCATCTGAGCGTGAGCCCCCTTTCAAATCGAGTTACCTCCGATTTGAATTATCTTCCACAACTCATGAGTGGTGACCTGCGGGATTGTGCCGGCATTGACCccctcatttttaatttttttccccccaccgcaTCATTCTGGCCTTCACCGAGTTTCTATCGTCACCGGCCTGCGTTTTGCTTCCTTTTCAACACGCAGCAGTTGTTAGAGAAGCAGTTCACCCCCCgaggtttttgtttattttctccccgcccccccaccccgccatgaTGGGAAATCGCTGATAATTAGGGAAGAGGGGTGATAAATGCCTTGCGTGATTGGAGCATTGCCGAAAAGTTTTTAATAGACTGCAGAGTTTCTTCAAGCTAATGAATTGCCAAgtggagctgtttttttttgggtttttttttagatcccCAGGTGGTGTCTCATTAAGCTTTCTTTAAATACTGATTTgtgggggttcttttttttttatttttaatgaacctaacttggatcttttttttccactgtcgaCATCATCGGCTAAAATCCAAACAGACCGAAGAGCTGCTCCGAAGCGATCcctgtacagtatattcttCTTTTTGCCAAAGGGGGCATCGAAGAAAATTAGCTCAGCTCTTTGCTCGTTGGAGGCCGCTCAATAGTTTCCTCAGGGGGGGATTCCAGGAGTCACCGAGACTTGCGGTTGTCTCCCACCCATTGTCAAAAAGGGCCAAAAGCAATTCGATTTTGAAGAGATGCCCTACGTCTGGGGACAATCACAACTCCTGTCACTCCTGTTtactttcaccttttttttttttttgaatcacGGAAAGGCTGACGTGAAATGTTGCATTAGGCGGAGTGCAGGGACGTGATATAATTGCGCTCGTCGCCGCAATGATAAATCGGTTACACGTTAATTAGGAATtgtgcaaaacacacaaagagctGCTGATTACACAACGTGGGGAGGGACTGGGGGGGTACTTGTTTGATTGATGAAGCAGCGTGCTATCAATTGggtgcaaaagagaaaaaaattgaagaagtgaagctTTTAAATAGAGGTCGGATGAAACTCGATAGGAATCGGAAGTTGCGCAATTATTCAACctgatgtcatatttttagAGGGGTGCGGAAACTTTTTCTATCCACTGCATGTTGTcttcaaatatgtgtgtgtgtgtgtgagatcccTTGACAAATCCCCGGCGTTGTTGTCCTGACACCATTGCGCCTCTTGTCTGCTTTCAGGAAGATTTTCGGAACAAAGTTCAAGATTACATCAAGCACTACGCCAGATGATAGACGCACGGGGCCGCGGCAAGTTTGCTCGCAAGCTGCTCCACCTTTGCCTCAGCTTTTTCTCTCAAGTCCACACTGAATCAGCAGCCGGCCGGTCGTCTTGAACGTCGCGCTCTGCTCACCTTCTCGCAATAAACCTCGACACATGACGGACATGGGAAGCGCACGTTTGAGCAAGGAACGCAAAGCACGACGCTTTTATTGTACTCTCAGAGATGTCACGTTGGCGCCGCTCGCTTGACGCCAAGACAGTAGACGTACCGTGAGTGACCGGCCgctatttttttcttggggggccgggggggggggggtgttttcaaGTGAGTAAACAAGAGAAGAGTTATGTACGTTCTCAGTTCCAGTGCCTGCAGTGTTTGTGTtggcagaaaggaaaaaaaaaattgcatgcgAGTTGACATGATGTAATCTGAAGATATTCACACACCTTTGTGGACACCTTACGTGCTACACGCGACCTGCCCGGCCCCCACCAGACAGCGTTTGAATGATCAGCACCGCAGCGTCCTCATTTGTTGTCTTTCACACGCACATTTTGatacccactttttttttttttttttgttacctcaATGTGCAAAATGGGAGACAACTCTTGTCATTTCCCTTTCTTGTTTTCATGCTTATGTCAACCATGCCTCTCACAATCAGACAAAATGTATCAATGAGGTGAGGCTAAAACACAAGAGCGTACTGAAGTCACTGTTTGGTTGAAAACGGCAAAAATAAATGCGTCTTTTGACCAAGAGCGGAAGGAAAAATTCCACAGAGTCCTCCATTTATGAGATTATCAATCTCATTGTTTGGAATTTCATTCGCATGTTGACAGTTTTGcccaaatgacattttcagcaAGCAACAAAAGAAATAGACGAGGCTTGATTTTCCAGAATTATTTcaatgaatggaaaaagaagtCATCTGATCTGTGACAAGTTTGTCCCTCTGAATAAATTACAATAATTGTAATTGGTGGGCAATGTCCGTAAATAGCTCACCGCTCATGTGCAGT
This window contains:
- the ube2f gene encoding NEDD8-conjugating enzyme UBE2F, which translates into the protein MLTLSSKLKRNDGGQTSRAGGVSDATHRVSIRDRLLTKEVAELEANLPSTCKANFPDEDKLHHFQLAVSPDEGYYQSGRFQFEINVPEAYNMVPPKVRCLTRIWHPNITENGEICLSLLREHSIDGTGWAPTRTLKDVVWGLNSLFTDLLNFDDPLNIDAAEHHLRDKEDFRNKVQDYIKHYAR